The following proteins are co-located in the Micromonospora coriariae genome:
- a CDS encoding P1 family peptidase — translation MDQLTRRARDLGIVVGALPTGRDNAITDVGGVLVGHTTIDDGADLHTGVTAVVPSQLGPGRWTLPAAVYTGNGYGKLVGSTQVDELGVLESPIVLTATLSVFRAADALLGHLMDRRPDGLSFNPLVGETNDGHLSDIRRRPITEGHVLAAVVGASGGPPAEGCVGAGTGTTALGFKGGIGTSSRTVRVGDRPGTIGALVQSNFGGVLTALGVPLPVGEMIPNADRAEPSGNSCMIVVATDVPLDARQLGRLARRAVFAMGRVGASYSNGSGDYAIAFSTAEPDQRPIPDGEINPVFAAVLDSVEEALLNSLFTAATTTGVAGRTSHAVPHAAVIRRLSAAGRLAEPA, via the coding sequence ATGGACCAGCTGACCCGCCGCGCCCGCGACCTCGGGATCGTCGTGGGGGCGCTGCCCACCGGGCGGGACAACGCGATCACCGACGTCGGCGGAGTCCTGGTCGGGCACACCACCATCGACGACGGCGCCGACCTGCACACCGGCGTCACCGCCGTCGTACCGAGTCAGCTCGGCCCCGGACGATGGACCCTGCCGGCCGCCGTGTACACGGGCAACGGCTACGGGAAGCTCGTCGGCTCGACGCAGGTGGACGAACTCGGCGTACTGGAGTCACCGATCGTCCTGACCGCCACGCTGTCCGTGTTCCGGGCCGCGGACGCGCTGCTGGGTCACCTGATGGACCGTCGCCCCGACGGTCTGTCGTTCAACCCGCTGGTCGGCGAGACCAACGACGGCCACCTCTCCGACATCCGCCGCCGCCCGATCACCGAGGGACACGTGCTCGCCGCCGTCGTGGGGGCTTCCGGCGGGCCACCGGCGGAGGGCTGCGTCGGGGCCGGCACCGGCACCACGGCGCTGGGCTTCAAGGGCGGCATCGGCACGTCGTCGAGGACGGTACGGGTCGGCGACCGACCGGGGACGATCGGTGCGCTCGTCCAGTCGAACTTCGGCGGCGTGCTCACGGCGCTCGGCGTACCGCTGCCGGTCGGTGAAATGATCCCGAACGCCGACCGGGCCGAACCGTCCGGCAACTCCTGCATGATCGTCGTCGCCACCGACGTACCCCTGGATGCCCGGCAGCTCGGACGACTCGCCCGGCGGGCGGTCTTCGCGATGGGCCGGGTCGGGGCGTCCTACAGCAACGGCAGCGGTGACTACGCGATCGCGTTCAGCACGGCCGAGCCAGACCAGCGACCAATCCCCGACGGCGAGATCAACCCGGTCTTCGCCGCCGTCCTGGACTCGGTCGAGGAGGCGCTGCTCAACTCGCTCTTCACCGCCGCCACCACCACCGGTGTGGCCGGTCGTACCAGTCACGCAGTGCCAC